ttcaggataaaatatgatttttatcattttcacaCTCAACATCCATCAAATTGGGCAATTGGCCAACCATTTTCTCTCACTTTCActgtgtgtatatgtgtgtcTTTGAATTTAACTCTTCCTTCCTCCGCTCCAGTGGCGGACCCACCATCCCCACACTCTCTTCATTTTATGGCGTAAACATTTTATATCTTCTCCTATTTTTTCACCCGTTTTTCCAGATCCAAAAAACTAAGCCTCTGTCTCTGAACCAAATCATCAGAGAGAGACGAAGAAGAACTCATCGATAGATAGAcacatatatgtgtgtgtgaatgTGATATTATTAGTTTTGAAGTGATTTGAAGGAGATGGAATGATCATACCTTTTACACGCAGTTCTTCAGATTCTCTCTCCTTTTCCCCTTTTCCAACTTTTGGAGCCATCACTTTCTGCTAGTTTACCAACTCCATCAATAAAAACACTTTCaatcacctctctctctctagaaattGATTCAGCCATGGATTCCGGCAATAGCGGGAGTATGCAATCCTCCAGCGGCGGCGACGATCAGGAATTCGATTCCACCTCCTCTTTTCCTCACAATTTCGCCTCAATCTCGGCGCCGCAGTTTCTCTCTCACCAAACCCCCAATTTCTTCGACAGTAATCTTCTGACGCAGAGTCTCGATCACGCCAGCGACGGCGATCTGATTTGGTCGAGGGGGGTGAGATCCGATAATCAAGCCTTCTCCGGTCTCGGGAGCTCGCCGCCGCCTAATCCGACTCCGGCGACGCCGCAGCAGCAGCAGAGGAACCCTAAGAAGCGGACGCGAGCGTCGCGGCGGGCGCCGACCACCGTGCTCACCACTGACACCAACAACTTCAGGCAAATGGTGCAGGAGTTCACCGGCGTCCCTGCCGCTCCGTTCTCCGGCGGCTCCCCGTACTCGCGGCGGATGGGTATGTTCTCCGCCGCGAATCTGGACGGCATCGGCCCGATCTACCCCCTCCGCCTCGCTGCGAATAAGATCCTCTCCCCTTTCTCCTCCTCCATCTCCGCCGCGCCGCCGTCGCAACTCCTCAATTCCACCATGATTGCCTCCATAGCTCCGACGACGACGATCGCCAACGCCAGCAGGGCGTCAAAATCGAGCATCAATCCGAACGATTTTGATCTCTACCAACAGAATCCGCAGATGAATTTCTCGAATCTGAGCGGCTTCAGCGCCTCCGCGGCGGCGGCGCAACACGGCGATCTGAGCAGGTGGAAAAGAGGGGAAACGGTGAGGAACAACGATTCGATTCACGAATTTGACGGAAACAGCCACAATATCAACAGGGGTGAATCGCTGAATTACAATTTGAATGGTGCGGAAAAAGGAATGGAAAATGCTGCTTCTTCCATAGCTGAAGGTACAGTGGCTTCATGGATATGTTCTTCCgaataattaattcatttatctttt
This sequence is a window from Salvia splendens isolate huo1 chromosome 14, SspV2, whole genome shotgun sequence. Protein-coding genes within it:
- the LOC121766099 gene encoding uncharacterized protein LOC121766099 codes for the protein MDSGNSGSMQSSSGGDDQEFDSTSSFPHNFASISAPQFLSHQTPNFFDSNLLTQSLDHASDGDLIWSRGVRSDNQAFSGLGSSPPPNPTPATPQQQQRNPKKRTRASRRAPTTVLTTDTNNFRQMVQEFTGVPAAPFSGGSPYSRRMGMFSAANLDGIGPIYPLRLAANKILSPFSSSISAAPPSQLLNSTMIASIAPTTTIANASRASKSSINPNDFDLYQQNPQMNFSNLSGFSASAAAAQHGDLSRWKRGETVRNNDSIHEFDGNSHNINRGESLNYNLNGAEKGMENAASSIAEGTVASWICSSE